The following coding sequences are from one Roseburia hominis A2-183 window:
- the mobQ gene encoding MobQ family relaxase yields MAIYHMQAKVVSRGSGRSAVAASAYMSCSRMYNDYDGIQHDYTRKQGLIYQEVMLPPMAPLEWNDREQLWNAVEENEKTKDSRLAREFVVALPVELDKDSNISLLQDFIKKNFVDMGMCADFAIHNTDGHNPHAHILLTVRPLNENGTWQYKTEKEYLCIKDGEEKGFTASEFKTAQKQGWEKQYRYKVGKKKEYLTSSVAQEKGYERNDKHPKSSRYGRQNPISEQWNSDEQLCIWRANWADAVNEMLARNQINATIDHRSFADQGITEQPTIHEGYIAQNMEKKGMIADRCEINRQIRADNKMLRELKAKVAKLAEAVEKSIPIIAETLEAIRNHMIFTQYHLLHNEMQKEVIHDWMNHFNPILNKYNTVKKKLKAKVTERKELNVKKEKTSILNPIQHIKLNQQLTTITEEIEELKSRKEQLIFQAECSTDKDMTNLSKKYDQMNNNLDILDSQDISLKKQLEKDAAAFREEKFRPEPEQYTELLDTRIQIRPDFRDKLIEQLKGTFGKYYDYHRRDIAANEVDYLNVEDPDVFSHRAWELKYQREQEMRRNQSARTKKRSHDMEL; encoded by the coding sequence ATGGCAATTTATCATATGCAAGCCAAAGTCGTCAGCCGTGGTTCCGGTCGATCTGCTGTTGCTGCTTCTGCTTATATGAGCTGTAGCCGCATGTACAATGATTATGACGGCATCCAGCATGACTATACCAGAAAGCAGGGGCTGATCTATCAGGAGGTGATGCTTCCTCCAATGGCTCCATTGGAATGGAATGACCGGGAACAACTCTGGAATGCTGTGGAAGAAAACGAAAAGACCAAAGACAGCCGACTTGCAAGAGAATTTGTTGTCGCACTCCCCGTTGAGTTGGATAAAGACAGCAATATTTCTCTTCTTCAGGATTTTATTAAAAAGAATTTTGTAGATATGGGGATGTGTGCTGATTTTGCCATTCACAATACAGATGGTCACAATCCCCATGCACACATTCTTCTTACTGTCCGACCACTAAATGAAAATGGAACATGGCAGTATAAAACCGAAAAAGAATATCTCTGTATCAAAGATGGAGAAGAAAAAGGATTTACTGCTTCTGAATTTAAAACTGCTCAGAAACAGGGATGGGAAAAGCAATATCGCTATAAAGTTGGGAAAAAGAAAGAATATCTGACTTCCTCTGTTGCACAGGAAAAAGGATATGAACGGAATGATAAACACCCCAAGAGCAGCCGATATGGCAGACAGAATCCTATTTCCGAACAATGGAACAGTGATGAACAACTTTGCATCTGGCGGGCAAACTGGGCAGATGCCGTAAATGAAATGCTTGCACGTAATCAGATAAATGCTACCATTGATCACCGCAGCTTTGCAGATCAGGGAATCACCGAACAGCCAACCATCCATGAAGGCTACATTGCCCAGAATATGGAAAAGAAAGGCATGATAGCAGACCGCTGTGAAATCAACCGTCAGATTCGTGCGGATAACAAAATGCTCCGAGAATTAAAAGCAAAAGTAGCAAAACTGGCTGAAGCTGTAGAAAAGTCTATTCCAATAATTGCAGAAACATTGGAAGCAATCCGAAATCACATGATTTTTACACAATATCATTTGCTCCACAATGAGATGCAAAAAGAAGTGATCCATGACTGGATGAATCATTTTAATCCAATACTGAATAAATACAACACCGTTAAAAAGAAACTCAAAGCTAAAGTTACAGAGCGGAAAGAACTGAATGTGAAAAAAGAGAAAACCAGTATTTTGAATCCCATCCAGCATATAAAATTGAATCAGCAGCTTACCACTATTACCGAAGAAATCGAAGAACTGAAATCAAGGAAAGAGCAGCTAATCTTCCAAGCAGAATGCTCTACCGATAAAGATATGACGAATCTATCCAAAAAATATGACCAGATGAATAACAATCTGGATATCCTGGATTCTCAGGACATCTCGCTCAAAAAACAGCTTGAAAAAGATGCCGCCGCTTTCCGGGAAGAAAAATTTCGTCCTGAACCAGAACAGTACACAGAATTGCTGGATACCAGAATCCAGATACGTCCTGATTTTCGGGATAAGCTGATTGAACAACTCAAAGGTACTTTCGGTAAATATTACGACTATCACCGTCGTGATATTGCCGCCAATGAGGTGGATTATCTCAATGTGGAGGATCCTGATGTTTTCTCCCATCGTGCATGGGAACTTAAATATCAGAGAGAACAGGAAATGCGGCGAAATCAGTCTGCTCGGACTAAGAAAAGGTCACATGATATGGAATTGTAA
- a CDS encoding DUF3847 domain-containing protein yields the protein MADKKIMTPEEKALLQARHRQEEAEARNRKKERDARTHRLVQEGAILESIVPHIKEMDLDSLKRELMIRLRGM from the coding sequence ATGGCAGATAAAAAAATCATGACACCGGAAGAAAAAGCACTTTTACAGGCAAGACACCGCCAGGAAGAAGCCGAAGCAAGAAATCGCAAAAAAGAACGTGATGCCAGAACACACAGGTTAGTCCAGGAAGGAGCAATTCTGGAAAGTATTGTTCCCCATATTAAAGAAATGGATTTAGATTCCCTGAAACGGGAGCTGATGATCCGGCTACGGGGAATGTAA